The DNA region TATCACGAACATAGCCTTACTAGTTGAATTGATTCAGGGATCTCACCACCCAATTTCTAAAGGCCGATTTCTTGATCCTTCTTGATTCTGCAGCCCCTTCGAACAGTGGGAAAACGTTATCAACTTCTTCCTTAGGCATGTAACGAAGGATGTCGTCTTCTTCAATGAATCTAATCCACAACAGAGTGCAAAGATAAACATCAATGGTTCAAGTTGAAAATTAAACAAGAAGATGAAAACATTAATGACAATCTCACTTGTGTCCTTGCTTGGCCACTCTCTTGAATATGGTATTAGCAGCTCCCCTGGCCTCAACCTCAGTCGTGATCATCACCGTGCCTCCTCCTCCTTCCTCGACACTCTCATCAAGAATCTCGGACATGGTAAGCAAATCCGAGTTCCTTATCACATTCATCAACCCTCCCATAGTCCAAGCAGACACCTTCTCCCTCTTAATCTTGTACAGCTTGTCCACATTAATCACTTGCTCCCCCTTCTGCTCCACGCCTTTCCTGAAACTCAACCGCCCGCTGCTCCTGTAGCTCTCACTCGCACCGTCCCATATGGGATTCCCTGACAGCGCCTGAAGTATGTATTGATGAAAAATGGACTCCTGAATCCTATCAAAGTAGGTCTTCACATGAAAATTGGAAGCGACTATCTTAACCAACGTTGTCTTAACCATCCACATGACTGCACCCACAAGAGTGGACACAATCCCTCTGGTGATCTTGTTCAAGATGTCGGATTCCATTCTGGTCCGGCTGACCCCCCGGTTGATGAGAAGCACCCACGCCACGAGGATGAGGGCGAGCCAGACGACAATGCGCACGCTCTTCTTGAGGGCGAAGAGGAAGTAGAGCACCTTCTTCTTGAGGAGGAAGTTCCGCTCGATTAGGAAGACAAGGAGGTTGGTCGCCCACTCGGTGAAGAGATGGCCGCAGAATATCACCAGCACTAGGACGCACCATTTCCAGAGCTGCAAGCTCCATATCTCCACCTCATTGTCGAGCTTACTTATCGTTTTGCTCAGGATTAACAGAGTTGTGATGCTCACAAATGCAATCCATTCTAGATAGAGCATGGCCTTCCAATTTCTGCTCTGCCTTGTGGCCTGGGGCTTGAGGATATCCGTGTTGTACACGTCATCATCGTTGTTGTCAATGTCATCATCATCCTCGTCCATCGAGGCCATAAGAGGCGTCCGCGGCGTGATTGGAGCGGATGGTTTTGGAGTGGGCTTTGGCGAAGGAGAGGAAGAAGCTACGTTGGAATTGGCGGCGGCTGGCTTCAAGCTGCTCGGGAACGGCGGCTCGGCGATTCGTGATTTAGGCTTCGAGTAAGCCGATTGTGTGATCGGTCTTCGGCGTATGTCCGTCGCCGTCGGCGGCTTGGAGTCTGGAGATGGGGCTGGGATGACGAGCTGAGCCGCTGGAGCCGGAGCTGCAGCGGCAGTGTTGAATAAGTTCATTTTCATGTGAATATCGGATTCGGAATCGCCATTGTCTTTGGAATTTTCG from Salvia splendens isolate huo1 chromosome 9, SspV2, whole genome shotgun sequence includes:
- the LOC121747867 gene encoding mechanosensitive ion channel protein 10-like isoform X1, with the translated sequence MESEISLGGKGGNLDVVLEIHSPKPQDENSKDNGDSESDIHMKMNLFNTAAAAPAPAAQLVIPAPSPDSKPPTATDIRRRPITQSAYSKPKSRIAEPPFPSSLKPAAANSNVASSSPSPKPTPKPSAPITPRTPLMASMDEDDDDIDNNDDDVYNTDILKPQATRQSRNWKAMLYLEWIAFVSITTLLILSKTISKLDNEVEIWSLQLWKWCVLVLVIFCGHLFTEWATNLLVFLIERNFLLKKKVLYFLFALKKSVRIVVWLALILVAWVLLINRGVSRTRMESDILNKITRGIVSTLVGAVMWMVKTTLVKIVASNFHVKTYFDRIQESIFHQYILQALSGNPIWDGASESYRSSGRLSFRKGVEQKGEQVINVDKLYKIKREKVSAWTMGGLMNVIRNSDLLTMSEILDESVEEGGGGTVMITTEVEARGAANTIFKRVAKQGHKFIEEDDILRYMPKEEVDNVFPLFEGAAESRRIKKSAFRNWVVKAHNERKCLAVSLKDAKTAIEELNKIASCFVLVVIVIVWILLMEIATTSILVFISSQLLLVVFIFGNTAKTLFEAMIFVFVVHPFDVGDRCVIDGVQMVVDEMNILTTIFLKGNNEKLYYPNAILATKAISNYNRSPEMMGDAVEFAVDFTTSVESLASLRAKIKGYLESKPQQWSPHHSMQVKEIVDVNKMIIALYVTHTINFQNVGEAGNRRSDLVVELKKILEELGIKYRLLPQEVQISYA
- the LOC121747867 gene encoding mechanosensitive ion channel protein 10-like isoform X2, coding for MESEISLGGKGGNLDVVLEIHSPKPQDENSKDNGDSESDIHMKMNLFNTAAAAPAPAAQLVIPAPSPDSKPPTATDIRRRPITQSAYSKPKSRIAEPPFPSSLKPAAANSNVASSSPSPKPTPKPSAPITPRTPLMASMDEDDDDIDNNDDDVYNTDILKPQATRQSRNWKAMLYLEWIAFVSITTLLILSKTISKLDNEVEIWSLQLWKWCVLVLVIFCGHLFTEWATNLLVFLIERNFLLKKKVLYFLFALKKSVRIVVWLALILVAWVLLINRGVSRTRMESDILNKITRGIVSTLVGAVMWMVKTTLVKIVASNFHVKTYFDRIQESIFHQYILQALSGNPIWDGASESYRSSGRLSFRKGVEQKGEQVINVDKLYKIKREKVSAWTMGGLMNVIRNSDLLTMSEILDESVEEGGGGTVMITTEVEARGAANTIFKRVAKQGHKFIEEDDILRYMPKEEVDNVFPLFEGAAESRRIKKSAFRNWVVKAHNERKCLAVSLKDAKTAIEELNKIASCFVLVVIVIVWILLMEIATTSILVFISSQLLLVVFIFGNTAKTLFEAMIFVFVVHPFDVGDRCVIDGVQMVVDEMNILTTIFLKGNNEKLYYPNAILATKAISNYNRSPEMMGDAVEFAVDFTTSVESLASLRAKIKGKPSKKLDVLATDSHGRFTNAVTYRPNSSSKIFGE